The Delphinus delphis chromosome 13, mDelDel1.2, whole genome shotgun sequence DNA window TCGTTCAGAAACTCCCAGACTCTAAGCCGTCCTTCTTCTGACTGTAACCCGCTTCTAAGACCCCTGTCCGTTCCACATTCTCCTCCTGCTTAATCCCCCTTAGAACAGGCCAGGGAGCCCCTGGACGCAgtaaggaaagggggaaagggcGCTGAGTCAGAGAGAGGGCTGAGTCAAGGCATCAGGGCACTGAGGGAAAATTCCTTTTTTGGAAGCCGGGCCGCCCCTCTCCAGGAGGCCAAATCCCTGGGAAGTGATGCAGCCCTTGGTCAGTGAGAGGCAGGAGCCGCCCAGCGGAAGGTGCCGGAAAGCCATTTCCGTCCTCCTCCCTCGCTCGGGAAGGGCTTCCAGCCGAGCTCCTTGTAAGGGAAGCGCTCACAGCAGAGCCCGCGGAGCCGGTGGCAGCACCACCCACCTCTGCcaacctcccccccaccccccgctgcaTTTCCCCCAGAAGCCgagcaggaggggaaggggggccctgagatgccttttttattttgctctgtttGAAAAAGAGGCTGTGCTCTGAGGAATGAAGCTGCAATTCCTTTACttctgcccctcctgcctgcagtcctgggctcccagccctgctgctgGGCGTGTGAAGCAGGGAATGGGTGGGAGCCAGGTCGGCATAGCAGGGGTCCGAGGGGATCCAGGCTgtgatgggggcgggggcgggggagcacGAGTCCGGGCCCAGGGGTCTGACTGCAGGCGGTTCTGTGCTTCTGGGACAAGTTGTGGTGTCTCCCACTGTCCTGGGTTGTCAGCCAGGAAGGGGACAGGACTCTGTGGCAGCGTTTCTTAGGAGGAAAACCACAGATCCGAATGGCACCTGGCTCCTGCGGGTCTCCTAGTCTAGCAGCAGCGCCCCGTTTCCCCCCGGGAGCCGCACTGCCCCCTCCCGAGCCGTGTGGTCGGGGCTCAGCCCGCGTCCCTCGTGGCCTGGGGTCCCGCCTGACTCGGCCACGCCCGCCCTGCATCAGGCCCCACTTTGGAGCAGCTTTGTTTTAAGGAAAGGTTGCCAGTGCGGCTTGATCACCTCCAAAAATTCAGATCCACAGGCTTTCAGGTCACTGGGCTCATTCAGGACCGACATAAAACCCCACAGTAACATCTGACCCTCCTGTCTCCTGACAGACTTAAAAGTGATTGCACGTGTTAGCAGAGCATCTCTGGCTGAGTTTTGCTTCTGTGAGGTGTGCTTTTCTGACATGAAGAAGACAGGAGGAAGAAGTGCGGTATCACAGCGACTCTCTTGACTGGTTTATTGTGGAGCCGCAGGCCTCATGCTGCCCgcgtccccccaccccatccccacccggGGGGCCTCCACCGCCTGGCCCCTGGCAGTGCCCTCAGGCCCCTTTTCTTTCCTGAGCAGGGGACACGTGGTGGGAACACAGCGTCTCCGAATGCGTCCCTGGAGAGGGACCTGCGGGGTTGAGGTCAGCGGAGACTCCGCACTGTGCACCCCTATCCACTCGTGATCCCCCGGCGAGGGCGCGGGCTGGGCACCGCCCGCTCCTCTGTGTCAGCCAGCACTCGGAGCATGTAGGTGCCCGTGTGGACGAGACACTGACCGGTCATTTGGGCGGTGTGAGACAGGAACAACAGCAGGCTCCTGCAAGAGATGGGGCGGTCGGGCAGGGTGGCGGTCCAGCCTGTGGGGCAGAGGACAGGggttccccactcccacccccacatGCGCTCAGGGCCACACAGCCCACATCCCAGCACTTTCCGGTCCCAGCTCCCAGGGCACAGCCCCCCATCGCTGAGATGCGGGCGCCGGTTCTGGAGGTCTGGGTGGGACCTGGGACTCTGCGTTTCCAGCAGCTCCCCTGCCACTGGCCTTGGACCACTCATCCCCTGGCCTCTCCCGAATGTGGCCTGTCACAAAGTCACTGGAACATGCTGAGTGGGCGGCCCAGGCAGCACAGGCTCTGTCCTCCTTTGGCCGCTTGCTAACCCTGGCGGCCTTGCCGGGGCTGTGGAGCTTGTTGCTGAACTCAGTTGAGTCGGGGTGAAAGGAACCCCAGGCTGGAGGGGACTCAACACACCTGCCGTTGCGACCCTGTGACCCAGTTCGCTTAGGGCGGACAGGACACCCCGACTCGACCCTGGGCATCTGAGCCCAAGGCTGACCTGGCATTCGTGTTGTTTCAGACTAGAAAATAGCTCTAACTCAAATTCTTATCCTCTACCAAGTCCAAAGCTGAGGAATTCCACGCATTTTAAGGTCCGTCCCTTCACAAGGAACCAGGGGCTCGGCCGCACTGGTAGGGGGACCTCCATTTCTGGCGTCCCCGCGGGGCCTGGCCGGCAAAGCCTCATATCTGGGCGCCTCCTGCAGCTACTCGCACCATCCTCAGATCCACCAGACGGTGAGAATCAGTGACAAGAAGGCTGGGTCGTCTCTCGGGAAAGATTTTGCTGAGGTGGGTTCACTTTCTTTACACTTATCTAAGTTGTTGTAACTCTCCCGTCTCACTTGAAAACTCAAGCAATCAAGCTGTTCTTTCCTGTCTCAGCAAAAAGAGGAAGATCACTGGGGAATGGGGGGGGCGGTCCAGATTCCAGCAGCAGGACAGTAACTGTTGTCTGGGACTGGGCCTCGGTGACTCTGGGTGGGAAAGGAGGCCAAAGGAAGCCACCGTCTGCCCGCATGACCATGTACTGGGCGTGCAGCCCCGTCAGAAGGACCAGCCTCATTTCCAGAATGAGGAAAGCCTCGTTCCCCGCCCACACTACCCTGCCCCATGCTTCCCTCAGGGAAGCCGTCCTGGGACAGCAGAAGGAGGGGACCAGCGCCCCAGAGAAACAGGCAGGCCCTGCCGGGGAGTTGTGCAGGGGGCATCAGGTGTCACGTGGCACCTCCTAGGCGAACTTCAAAGACCTCCTGCTCCTGTCACCCTCTCCCTGCATCCCCCCAACCCGAATCCCTTCTTTAGAGGCTCAGTGACAGATTAACGGAGGGCTGGAAGCAGGTGTATTTAGGGCCTATGCGATCAGAGAACTTGGAAGCAAactcctcattttaaagatgatgaaactgaggctcagagaagttgagtaacctgttaaaggtcacacagctggctgcTCAGAAGCAAGGCTGGGTGGGAGCCCCTGGTGCAGGGCTCACAGGCCGGGTGTCAGGAGTGTTCCTGGTGCACATAGAGAATTTGTTCAAACTGTTTTGGGGTACAGATCGGGACCTGTCTTCTCCAGGCCTGGCCTGTGGGGTAGGGGTGCCCTGGCAGTGCGTGGAGAGGGGCAAGGCCAGCGCCTCCTGCCCACCAGGTTCAAGTTCCGTAACACAGAACTACGTGTGCGAGTCCTCATCCAGGTTTGGGGGCTAATCTGTACAAACCAGGTCAGAATCTCCCTGGCTCTGGTTTTAGCTGTCATTGCTGAGAAATAAGGTTTTTAAATGCACAGCTCTAGCTTTTAAAAGGAATTTGGTTCTTCTATTTATTACTTAGGtcattatttaggttttctttccatttcgTATTTATTGGTCTTTGGAGAAAACAATGTATTTTGCctcaagtttttgttttctgagtaaGTCTGTGGCGTAAGAGTTTTTATGACAACACGAGTGAGAGTCAGGCCGGGGCTcgaggggatggggatgggctgCCCGCCATGTCCAGACTCTCTGGTCCCCTCGTCTGTTACCTCAGCAGGGCCTTGAGCCCCGGGCAATGGATGTCGTAGGACACCGAGTACATCTCGTACATAGTGGCTTTCACGTTGAGGCAGCCGATGACATCCTTGGGGTTCAGCTTGTACAAGTCGAAGGTTACTCTCGCGATCCCCTGTCTCTTTGGCAGCTGGCGGGCTGGGATGTAGGTAGCACCCTAGAGCCGTGGAGGAAGAGAGCCTGCAGCACTGGCCCCGCTGTGACCAACAAATCCTGTGCCTCTGGTTTTAGGCTGGTTTCAGCTGTCCTGTCAGCTTAAAATCTGTGACTAAGCTGCTAACTATTCGAGGAATGTTTTCAGCAGAGCAGTGTGCTTACGTTGCCAGGGGGTCCAAACCCACAAGAAAGCACCCTCCTCCAAGCTGCTCTGTTCAGTGACTGGAGATGAGTGTGATTCGGCTTCAGGGTCCAGGGGTCAGTGGACAGTTGCGCTGGTGACTTGAGGTGGAAATGCACTCACCCTGGTCACCTAGGGCCACACGGCCGCCTGCTGATGACCGTGCCACAGCCCGCCTGACGGCCAGCGGGCACGCTATTCCCGCCGTACGAGAGGCACCATGGAGAGTGCCAGAAT harbors:
- the CIDEA gene encoding lipid transferase CIDEA, producing the protein MDMARDCAGALLRPLTFMGSQTKKVLLTPLMRPARPFRVSNHDRSSRRGVTASSLQELLTKTLDALVIASGLVTLVLEEDGTVVDTEAFFQTLGDNTHLMVLEKGQKWTPGATYIPARQLPKRQGIARVTFDLYKLNPKDVIGCLNVKATMYEMYSVSYDIHCPGLKALLRSLLLFLSHTAQMTGQCLVHTGTYMLRVLADTEERAVPSPRPRRGITSG